In Microtus pennsylvanicus isolate mMicPen1 chromosome 12, mMicPen1.hap1, whole genome shotgun sequence, the following proteins share a genomic window:
- the Cnga1 gene encoding cyclic nucleotide-gated channel alpha-1 has product MKTNIINTWQSFVRIPNAIVPATGQEIRRMENGACSSFSDDDNASLSEAESEDSFFRNSSHRRQGPSQREQYLPGTMALFNVNNSSNKEQDPKEKKKKKKEKKSKADNKNENKKDPEKKKKKEKEKEKKKKEEKDKDKKEEEKKEVVIIDPSGNTYYNWLLCITLPVMYNWTMIIARACFDELQSDYLEYWLIFDYVSDIIYVVDMFVRTRTGYLEQGLLVKDKVKLIEKYKANLQFKLDVLSMVPTDLLYFKMGWNYPEIRLNRLLRISRMFEFFQRTETRTNYPNIFRISNLVMYIVIIIHWNACVYYSISKAIGFGNDTWVYPDVNDPEFGRLARKYVYSLYWSTLTLTTIGETPPPVLDSEYVFVVVDFLIGVLIFATIVGNIGSMISNMNAARAEFQARVDAIKQYMNFRNVSKDMEKRVIKWFDYLWTNKKTVDEKEVLKYLPDKLRAEIAINVHLDTLKKVRIFADCEAGLLVELVLKLQPQVYSPGDYICKKGDIGREMYIIKEGKLAVVADDGITQFVVLSDGSYFGEISILNIKGSKAGNRRTANIKSIGYSDLFCLSKDDLMEALTEYPDAKTMLEEKGRQILMKDGLLDLNIANLGSDPKDLEEKVTRMEGSVDLLQTRFARILAEYESMQQKLKKRLTKVERFLKPLIETEFSALEEPGGESEHTESAWD; this is encoded by the exons ATGAAGACAAATATTATCAACACGTGGCAGTCCTTTGTAAGAATCCCCAATGCGATCGTCCCAGCTACTGGACAGGAAATCCGGCGGATGGAAAACGGAGCGTGCAG CTCCTTTTCTGACGACGACAATGCCTCTCTGTCTGAAGCAGAGAGTGAGGACTCTTTCTTTAGAAACAGCTCACACAGAAGGCAAGGACCATCCCAGAG GGAGCAGTACTTGCCAGGCACTATGGCTCTTTTCAATgttaacaacagcagcaacaaagagCA AGaccctaaagaaaaaaagaaaaagaagaaggagaagaagag CAAGGCAGataataagaatgaaaataagaaggacccagagaagaaaaagaagaaggagaaggaaaaagagaagaaaaagaaggaggagaaagacaaagacaagaaGGAAGA ggagaagaaagaagtggTGATTATTGATCCTTCAGGAAACACGTACTACAACTGGCTGCTTTGCATCACTTTACCTGTGATGTACAACTGGACAATGATAATTGCAAG AGCATGTTTTGATGAACTCCAGTCTGATTACCTAGAATACTGGCTCATTTTTGATTATGTATCAGACATAATCTACGTTGTTGACATGTTCGTACGAACAAGGACAG GTTATCTGGAACAAGGATTGCTGGTCAAAGACAAAGTGAAACTCATAGAGAAGTATAAAGCGAACTTGCAGTTTAAACTTGACGTTCTGTCAATGGTACCCACTGATCTGCTGTATTTCAAGATGGGGTGGAACTATCCAGAAATTAGGTTAAACCGGCTGTTGAGGATCTCTCGAATGTTTGAGTTCTTCCAGCGCACAGAGACAAGGACCAACTATCCAAACATCTTTAGGATTTCTAACCTAGTCATGTACATTGTCATTATTATCCACTGGAACGCGTGTGTGTACTACTCCATCTCGAAGGCTATTGGATTTGGGAATGACACATGGGTCTACCCCGACGTGAATGATCCTGAATTTGGCCGCTTGGCTCGAAAATATGTCTACAGCCTTTATTGGTCTACACTGACTTTGACAACCATCGGCGAAACTCCGCCTCCTGTGCTGGACTCTGAGTATGTCTTTGTGGTAGTTGACTTCTTAATTGGAGTTTTAATTTTTGCCACCATCGTCGGTAACATAGGTTCCATGATTTCCAATATGAATGCAGCCAGGGCGGAATTTCAAGCAAGAGTTGATGCTATCAAGCAATACATGAATTTCCGAAATGTGAGCAAAGATATGGAAAAGAGGGTTATTAAATGGTTTGACTACCTCTGGACCAACAAAAAAACAGTTGATGAGAAAGAAGTCTTGAAATACCTACCTGACAAACTAAGGGCAGAGATCGCCATCAACGTCCACTTAGACACGTTAAAAAAGGTCCGCATCTTTGCAGACTGTGAAGCTGGTCTGCTGGTGGAGTTGGTGCTGAAGCTACAGCCCCAGGTGTACAGTCCTGGCGATTACATATGCAAGAAAGGGGACATCGGGCGAGAGATGTACATCATCAAAGAAGGCAAACTTGCTGTGGTGGCCGATGACGGAATCACCCAGTTTGTCGTGTTGAGCGATGGCAGCTACTTTGGTGAGATCAGCATTCTCAATATCAAAGGCAGCAAGGCTGGCAACCGAAGAACAGCCAATATTAAAAGCATTGGCTACTCAGACCTGTTCTGCCTCTCGAAAGATGACCTCATGGAAGCGCTTACGGAGTACCCAGACGCCAAAACTAtgctggaagagaaaggaaggcagatcttAATGAAAGATGGTCTACTGGATTTAAACATCGCAAATCTGGGCAGTGACCCCAAAGACCTGGAAGAGAAGGTCACACGAATGGAAGGCTCAGTCGACCTCCTGCAAACCCGATTTGCCCGCATCTTGGCTGAATACGAGTCGATGCAGCAGAAACTCAAGAAAAGGTTAACCAAGGTCGAGAGATTTCTGAAACCACTTATCGAAACGGAATTTTCAGCTCTCGAGGAGCCTGGAGGAGAAAGTGAGCACACagagtctgcatgggactga